From a region of the Lepus europaeus isolate LE1 chromosome 17, mLepTim1.pri, whole genome shotgun sequence genome:
- the TLX1 gene encoding T-cell leukemia homeobox protein 1 yields the protein MEHLGPHHLHPGHAEPISFGIDQILNSPDQGGCMGPASRLQDGEYGLGCLVGGAYSYGGGGASGGAGAGGAGAYGAGGPGGSGGPAGGGGACSMGPLAGSYNVNMALAGGPGPGGGGGGGGGSGGGGALSAAGVIRVPAHRPLAGAVAHPQPLATGLPTVPSVPAVPGVNNLTGLTFPWMESNRRYTKDRFTGHPYQNRTPPKKKKPRTSFTRLQICELEKRFHRQKYLASAERAALAKALKMTDAQVKTWFQNRRTKWR from the exons ATGGAGcacctgggtccccaccacctcCACCCGGGCCATGCGGAGCCCATCAGCTTCGGCATCGACCAGATCCTCAATAGCCCGGACCAGGGCGGCTGCATGGGGCCCGCCTCTCGCCTCCAGGACGGAGAATATGGCCTTGGCTGTTTGGTCGGAGGCGCCTACTCTTACGGCGGCGGGGGCGCCTcgggtggagcaggggctgggggcgcgggGGCCTACGGTGCGGGCGGCCCGGGCGGCTCCGGCGGCCCAGCGGGCGGCGGAGGCGCCTGCAGCATGGGCCCTCTGGCCGGCTCTTACAACGTGAACATGGCCTTGGCGGGCGGCCCCggtcccggcggcggcggcggcggcggaggtggcagcggcggcggcggggcgctgAGCGCCGCGGGAGTGATCCGGGTGCCTGCTCACAGGCCGCTAGCGGGAGCCgtggcccacccccagcctctggccaCCGGTTTGCCCACCGTGCCCTCTGTGCCTGCTGTGCCGGGCGTCAACAACCTCACCGGCCTCACCTTCCCATGGATGGAGAGTAACCGCAGATACACAAAGGACAGGTTCACAG GTCACCCCTACCAGAATCGGACGCCCCCCAAGAAGAAGAAGCCCCGCACGTCCTTCACGCGCCTGCAGATCTGCGAGCTGGAGAAGCGCTTCCACCGCCAGAAGTACCTGGCCTCCGCCGAGCGTGCCGCCTTGGCCAAGGCACTCAAAATGACCGACGCACAGGTCAAAACTTGGTTTCAGAACCGGAGGACGAAGTGGAGGTGA